Proteins found in one Gigantopelta aegis isolate Gae_Host chromosome 12, Gae_host_genome, whole genome shotgun sequence genomic segment:
- the LOC121386709 gene encoding tethering factor for nuclear proteasome STS1-like, translating to MPQRREPLKSLPVAAASRNGSQRDLMSMWHMTPRQSPEEEIIEQRSRRSSPRKSPKKSYIETIDITNLDSSMESNLSMADTDTPLRTKVPRAVKKKLLMSKDDEEKTPFPKNLSPPTKKRKTSSKKKMAVSNDSRVTPDDLSRRLSSLSNQQLVDIITGLAGNQPDLQQDIEELIPAPDITPLVENLNFFRKNILKAVPYSRYGTNTDAFCFRRCKTHVMSFKEACVSQGKQLQEAGSWCALCEYVKQAWSEVGELPDWDNENHCSAKRLCFKSLAAMFKHVIKNGTFSREEYSEMKEWLAPKVDFHEELSPCTTLLDKKIAKCH from the exons ATGCCTCAACGACGAGAACCTCTAAAAAGTTTGCCAGTGGCAGCGGCATCAAGAAATGGAAGTCAACgtg ATCTGATGAGCATGTGGCATATGACCCCGCGCCAATCGCCTGAAGAAGAAATCATTGAACAGCGAAGCAGGCGGTCGTCTCCGAGAAAAAGCCCGAAGAAAAGCTACATAGAAACAATCGACATAACCAATCTAG ATTCATCTATGGAGTCGAACCTGTCTATGGCAGATACTGACACGCCACTACGAACCAAAGTCCCACGAGCCGTCAAGAAGAAACTGCTCATGTCAAAAGATGACGAGGAAAAGACTCCTTTCCCCAAG AACCTTTCTCCTCCAACCAAGAAGAGGAAAACCTCGTCAAAGAAAAAGATGGCCGTATCTAACGATTCGCGAGTCACGCCTGATGATCTCAGTAGACGGTTATCTTCCCTCAGCAACCAGCAGTTGGTAGACATAATAACCGGATTGGCTGGTAATCAACCGGATCTGCAGCAG gACATTGAGGAGCTGATCCCTGCCCCCGATATCACCCCCCTGGTGGAGAACCTGAATTTCTTCAGGAAGAACATTCTCAAGGCAGTGCCCTATTCACGTTACGGAACCAACACTGATGCGTTCTGTTTCCGGCGGTGTAAAACTCATGTCATGAGCTTCAAG GAGGCGTGTGTGAGTCAGGGGAAGCAACTCCAAGAGGCCGGTTCGTGGTGTGCTCTGTGTGAGTATGTTAAGCAGGCGTGGAGTGAGGTGGGTGAACTGCCGGACTGGGACAACGAGAACCACTGCTCGGCTAAACGGCTGTGTTTCAAGTCTCTGGCGGCCATGTTTAAACACGTCATTAAAAACGGCACGTTCAGCAGGGAGGAGTACAGTGAGATGAAAGAATG GCTTGCACCAAAGGTAGATTTCCACGAAGAGTTATCTCCCTGTACAACTCTTTTGGATAAAAAGATTGCTAAATGTCACTGA